Within the Myxococcales bacterium genome, the region GCGGATGTTGCCCGGCCAGTCGTATTCCATCAGCCGGGCGATCGCCTCGGGCTCGAAGTCGCGCGGCGGCAGGCCCGACCGGACGCAGAAGGCCTTGGTGAAGAAATCCACGAACAGCGGAATGTCTTCCTTCCGTTCGCGGAGTGGCGGCACCTGCAGCGGAATGACGTTGAGCCGGTAGTACAGATCCTCGCGGAAGCGGTTCGCGGCGATCTCCTGTTCCAGGTCTTTGTTGGTGGCGGCGATGACCCGCACGTTGACGGGGATCAGTTCGCGCCCGCCGACCCGCTCGAAATGCTGTTCCTGCAAAACGCGCAACACTTTGGCCTGCGTTTTGAGGCTCATGTCGGCGATTTCGTCCAGGAAGATCGTGCCGCCGTCGGCCAGGTCGAACTTGCCGCGCCGCCGCTCGGTGGCGCCGGTGAAGGCGCCTTTTTCGTGGCCGAACAATTCCGACTCGATCAATTCGTCGGGAATCGCGGCGCAATTCACCTCGACGAACGGTTTTTGTGCCCGCTTGGACTGCCGGTGGATCTGGCGGGCGACCAGTTCCTTGCCGGTGCCGTTTTCACCGGTGACCAGCACCCAGCTATCGGTCGGCGCGGCGAGGGCGATCTGTTCGCGCAGCGCCAGAATCCGCGGGTGACCGCCGATCATCTCGTACTTGGCCTCGATCCCTTCCTTGAGGTGGCGATTCTCTTCCTCCAGCCAGATCAAATCCATCACGCGGTGGACCGTCAGCATGACGTCGGAAAGCGAGAGCGGTTTTTCGATGAAATCGTAGGCCCCGAGCTTGATCGCCTTGACCGCGGTTTCGACGTTGCCGTGCCCGCTGATCATCACCACCTGCAGGGCCGGGTACATTTCCTTCAGGCGGGCCAGTGTCTGCATGCCGTCGATGCCGGGCATCCAGATGTCGAGCATGACCAGGTCGGGCCGCTCCTGCCGCACGTATTTCAACGCCTCCTCGCCGGAAGCCACGCCGTGAACCAGAAAACCTTCGTCCTCCAGGATGCCGCTGAGCGTCTCCCGGATATCCGGTTCATCGTCGACGATGAGTATTCTTCTCTCCACGAACACCTCTATTTCTTGAGCGAATTCGAATGACTCATTGTAGCAGATTTGCAACACTTGGCTAGCCGAAAGAGTATCGTTCCTCGCGGGTCGAAAATGGCGCGGATCGCTTCGTTTATTCCGCCCCTTCAGGGCGGACGTTACTTCCTCTCGATTCCTGGGGTTTCCACCCCAGGCTGAAATATTTCGCCCCTCCGGGACGATCGGCGATCCGCCGAAGGCCGCTTCGGCGACATATCA harbors:
- a CDS encoding sigma-54-dependent Fis family transcriptional regulator encodes the protein MERRILIVDDEPDIRETLSGILEDEGFLVHGVASGEEALKYVRQERPDLVMLDIWMPGIDGMQTLARLKEMYPALQVVMISGHGNVETAVKAIKLGAYDFIEKPLSLSDVMLTVHRVMDLIWLEEENRHLKEGIEAKYEMIGGHPRILALREQIALAAPTDSWVLVTGENGTGKELVARQIHRQSKRAQKPFVEVNCAAIPDELIESELFGHEKGAFTGATERRRGKFDLADGGTIFLDEIADMSLKTQAKVLRVLQEQHFERVGGRELIPVNVRVIAATNKDLEQEIAANRFREDLYYRLNVIPLQVPPLRERKEDIPLFVDFFTKAFCVRSGLPPRDFEPEAIARLMEYDWPGNIRELKNIVERLVILTRAESVTAAHVSQAIKLQAVQPEEPDDLFAVPDYREAKAQFEREFLRRKLDENGGNITKTAEAIGIERTNLHRKMKSLGLNVPREDE